Proteins encoded by one window of Ulvibacter sp. MAR_2010_11:
- the fabG gene encoding 3-oxoacyl-ACP reductase FabG codes for MALLKYALVTGGSRGIGRAVCIQLAKDTDYAILINYNSNEAAAKETLREVEGAGGKGELLAFNVSDAEAVKDALDSWQEHHEEAIIEVIVNNAGITKDDLFVWMKPEDWNNVINTSLNGFYNVTRHLIQKLLVNRYGRIINIVSLSGLKGTPGQTNYSAAKGAVIAATKSLAQEIARRNITVNAVAPGFINTDMTSELDEKELKKIIPANRFGEAEEVAHLVSFLASNKASYITGEVININGGIYS; via the coding sequence ATGGCTCTATTAAAATATGCTCTTGTAACAGGTGGTTCCAGAGGAATTGGAAGAGCGGTCTGCATTCAATTGGCCAAGGATACCGATTATGCTATTTTAATAAATTATAACAGCAACGAAGCCGCTGCAAAAGAAACCTTGCGGGAAGTGGAAGGTGCCGGTGGGAAGGGCGAATTACTGGCGTTTAATGTTAGCGATGCGGAAGCGGTAAAGGATGCGTTAGATAGCTGGCAAGAGCATCATGAGGAAGCGATTATAGAAGTAATTGTAAACAATGCCGGAATCACCAAAGACGATTTATTTGTGTGGATGAAGCCCGAAGATTGGAACAATGTCATAAACACGAGTTTAAACGGATTCTATAACGTAACCAGACACCTTATTCAAAAATTATTGGTGAATCGTTACGGGAGAATCATCAATATAGTTTCCTTATCGGGATTAAAAGGAACTCCCGGTCAAACAAATTATTCGGCTGCCAAGGGAGCTGTAATAGCCGCAACAAAGTCGCTGGCTCAGGAAATTGCAAGACGAAATATCACTGTGAATGCAGTCGCCCCGGGGTTTATAAACACCGATATGACAAGTGAGTTGGACGAAAAGGAGCTCAAAAAAATAATTCCGGCAAATCGTTTTGGCGAGGCCGAGGAAGTTGCACATCTGGTGTCGTTTTTAGCTTCAAATAAAGCATCTTATATTACCGGCGAGGTCATTAATATAAACGGGGGCATTTATTCCTAA
- a CDS encoding lipid A biosynthesis acyltransferase, protein MAAEWDGKSRGTVLGFKIFIFFIKNFGVNASYALMHLPIPYFCMFSRKNVRGLYYYFRRRKGYSWFKSSISIYKTYYVFGQTLVDKIAISSGLRKRYTYEFDGEEKIAEVLALKKGGILISAHVGNFELAQYFFTRRLTNASISIVITDQEHREIKELLDPYLKKDSTQFIIIKEDLSHIFEINAALMQNRIICIAGDRYLNTSKCLEAELLGKTAKFPLGPFQIATRLKVPVLFVYVMREPKKHYHLYARNVEVKNRDAQDLLQKYTNNVERVLNKYPLQWFNFYDFWDDIA, encoded by the coding sequence ATGGCGGCAGAATGGGACGGAAAATCCAGAGGTACAGTTTTAGGATTTAAAATATTTATTTTCTTTATCAAAAATTTTGGCGTGAATGCATCGTATGCCTTGATGCATCTGCCCATTCCTTATTTCTGTATGTTTTCCAGAAAAAATGTACGAGGCCTTTATTATTATTTTCGAAGAAGGAAGGGCTACTCATGGTTTAAAAGCTCAATTAGTATTTATAAAACCTATTATGTTTTCGGGCAAACGCTGGTGGATAAAATCGCCATCTCTTCAGGATTAAGAAAACGATACACCTATGAGTTCGACGGGGAGGAAAAAATTGCTGAGGTCTTAGCGCTTAAGAAGGGCGGAATTTTAATAAGTGCCCACGTTGGTAATTTCGAACTGGCACAGTATTTTTTTACGCGACGATTAACCAATGCCTCTATTAGTATTGTAATCACAGATCAGGAGCATCGTGAAATAAAGGAATTGTTAGACCCGTATTTAAAAAAGGACAGTACCCAATTTATTATTATCAAGGAAGACCTTTCTCATATCTTTGAGATAAACGCTGCACTAATGCAGAACCGTATTATATGTATTGCCGGAGACAGGTATTTAAACACTTCTAAATGTCTGGAAGCAGAGTTACTGGGTAAAACTGCCAAATTTCCTTTGGGTCCCTTTCAAATTGCTACTCGGTTAAAGGTGCCTGTGTTATTTGTATATGTGATGCGGGAACCCAAAAAACATTACCATTTGTATGCCAGAAATGTAGAAGTAAAAAACAGAGATGCGCAGGATTTGCTTCAAAAATACACCAATAATGTCGAACGCGTTTTAAATAAATATCCGCTACAATGGTTTAATTTTTATGATTTTTGGGATGACATAGCATGA